A portion of the Gossypium arboreum isolate Shixiya-1 chromosome 8, ASM2569848v2, whole genome shotgun sequence genome contains these proteins:
- the LOC108468585 gene encoding uncharacterized protein LOC108468585 has protein sequence MENEFLSKVEDNAVVHAWSEKLQSEKGDSLTEGYTSELQEFTRVNVAQNELQELRDIWARWDEETKQLFYQSYGDISYLLDIKVNKHLFRVMVQFWNFAYKCFTIGEVDLVPTVEEYTTLLRCLKVQVRKAYAKVFNGQTFTKKLINISRMSEPWVTAQIQQKGDSKCIHWENLRDLVLTHSDERKRVDIFALSIYGLVIFSKALWHMDEAVTDLFDRLEKGITLVPAILVETFRSLSTCRQTGGGQFIGCAQLLMVWFHGHFWKVDKVSYRVFAEGYSPLKEEAAIQRREDISKQKWMEILQNLKEGDIEWRAYWMVPDEIMYRCGNFDWVPLLGILGATGYTPLLALRQYKSRQFVPATYGLAQCEFSFKGAHYKKKVRELSNAWKQICWMKRLAVGSMVTPEYDGWFKKRINDNVPRPSLENT, from the coding sequence atggagaatgaatttcttagtaaagttGAGGATAATGCGGTCGTCCACGCATGGTCAGAGAAGTTACAATCAGAAAAAGGAGATAGCTTGACAGAAGGATATACATCAGAGTTGCAAGAAttcactcgcgtcaatgtagcacagaatgagttgcaagagttgagagacatCTGGGCTCGTTGGGATGAAGAAACCAAACAGTTATTCTATCAAAGCTATGGTGATATATCTTACTTGTTAGATATTAAGGTGAACAAGCACCTGTTCCGAGTCATGGTTCAATTTTGGAATTTTGCTTACAAGTGTTTCACTATTGGGGAAGTGGATTTAGTGCCTACCGTGGAGGAATATACTACCTTACTCAGGTGTCTAAAAGTGCAAGTTAGAAAAGCTTATGCCAAGGTTTTTAATGGTCAAACCTTCACGaagaaattaataaatatttcaaggatgagcgagccttgggtcactgcTCAGATTCAACAAAAGGGAGATAGTAAATGTATTCATTGGGAGAATTTGAGAGATTTGGTTCTAACACATTCGGATGAGAGAAAGAGGGTCGATATCTTCGCCTTAAGCATCTATGGATTGGTAATTTTTTCTAAGGCTTTATGGCACATGGATGAGGCAGTCACTGACTTATTCGATCGTCTTGAGAAGGGAATCACACTAGTGCCGGCAATATTGGTAGAGACGTTCAGATCCTTGAGCACATGTCGGCAGACGGGCGGAGGACAGTTTATTGGATGCGCACAACTGTTGATGGTATGGTTTCATGGGCACTTTTGGAAAGTAGACAAGGTTTCTTATCGGGTCTTTGCCGAAGGTTATTCCCCATTGAAAGAGGAAGCAGCCATACAAAGGAGAGAGGATATCTCGAAGCAGAAGTGGATGGAAATTCTTCAAAACCTTAAGGAAGGGGATATTGAGTGGAGAGCAtattggatggttcctgatgagatCATGTATCGATGTGGTAACTTTGATTGGGTGCCATTGTTAGGAATTTTGGGAGCCACCGGATATACCCCATTACTTGCATTAAGACAATATAAatcgaggcagtttgtacccGCGACCTATGGACTTGCTCAGTGTGAATTCTCTTTTAAAGGTGCCCACTATAAGAAGAAGGTTCGGGAGCTATCCAATGCTTGGAAGCAAATTTGTTGGATGAAGAGGTTAGCTGTCGGTTCCATGGTGACGCCCGAGTATGATGGATGGTTTAAGAAGAGGATTAATGATAATGTTCCTAGGCCAAGTTTAGAGAATACTTGA